The Acidobacteriota bacterium genomic interval GTGCGGCGGCGGCAGTCCCCGGCGAGAGCCGCGCCCGTGTCCCACACGCGGCGGCACGCGCCCGGCGGCGGACACGCCGGCGTGTGATCCGGACCGCACCCGCGGCACAGGCCGGCACGAGCTGTAGACCCGCGGGTGCCCAGTCCGGAGGCCGCCGGCAGGTCACTCGTTTCGCAGCGCGGCGGCGGTGTCGAGACGCACCGCTCGTCGCGCCGGCAGGTCGCAGGCCAGACCCCCGGCTGCCAGCAGAACAACCAGGCTCACACCCAGCGTCGCGGCGTCGTGCGGTGCGACCCCGTACAACTGGCTTGCCAAGAGCCTCATCAGCGGCACGGCGGCAGCCAGCCCCACCAGCGCCCCGGCAGCCACGAGCCGCATCCCCTGTCCGAGCACCATCCGCCGTACGGAGGTCTCGCGTGCGCCGAGCGCCACCCGGATCGCCAGCTCGCGGGTTCGTTGCCCGACGGCCAACATCAGGACGCCGTACAGCCCTGCCATCGCCAGGATCAGCGTGACCAGCGCGAGAAGACCGGAGAGCAGCGCCGGCGCCCGCCAGCGATCCAGCGATTCCTCGACGCGCTCGCTCAGGGTGCTCACATCGCTCAACGGCGCAGCCGGGTCGAGGTCGGCCAGCACCCGCCGAACGTGCTGCAGCATGACGCCCGGATTCGCCGGCGCGCGGGCGTGAATGAACACGCGCGGGAAGAACCGCTGCGCGAGCGGGAGGTAAGCCAGTGGCCGGGCGGGTTCCGCCAGCGCGCCGTAACGCACGTCGTCCACCACGCCGATCACGGTCCGATCCCCGCCGCTCCGCGGAAACGCGAGCACGCGCCCGACTGCCGTGCGGCCGGGCCAGAGACGCTCCGCCAGGGTGCGATTGACCACCGCGACGGGCGCGGACTCGGCACGATCCTCCGAGGTGAACTCCCGGCCCTCCAGCACGGCGATGCCCAACGTGCGGAAATAGTCCCCGGAGACCACGTTCCCCGAGACTTCCATCGAGGTCCCCGGGGTCTCCACCGCGACGGACAACTGAAAGACGCTGAGCGGGGTGTGCCACCCGAGCGCCGCCGAGGTGACCAGCCCGCCGGTCCGCAACTCGTCGAGGAGTCGTCGATAGAGGACATGCCCCTCGGCTGCCGCGTAGCCGGCGGTGTGAAGCTGCGCGACCAGGATGTCCCGCGGGACGAATCCGGGCGGCGTCGACGCGACGCCGTGGGCGCTGCGCAGCAGAAGCCCCGCGGCGACCACCAGGACACCGGACACCGCGACCTGCATGGCGACCAGCGCGGCCTGGCGTCCGCCGCGGCCCGTCACCCTGGGATTCGGCGCCGCCGGGAGCGCCGGTGGCCGCCCCGCCGTCATCAGCAGCACGCCGAGGCAGACGATCACCCAGGCCGCGCCGGCGACGGCCAGCATCCAGAGCACAACGCCCGTGTCCAGGGATACGGCCGGCCCCAGCGGCGCCAGTTGCGGCAACGTCGAGACGACCGGCCCCACCCATCGCAATGCCATCGACGCGGCGAGCACGCCGGCGCCTACCAGTACCAGCATCTCGGCGGCGAACGGACGAACGAGGGCGAGGCGCGACGCCCCCAGCGCCCGCCGCACCGCCAGCTCGTGCGCCTGCTCGGCGCCACGCGTCAGCAGCAGCAGGACCAGGTTGCTGCAGGCGGCAAGGAGAAAGATCCCCGTGATCAGCACCAAGAGAGTCAGGAACCGGGTGGCCTCCCGGTGATACTCGGGACCGAGCCGGGCGTGATTGAGCGGCCGGGCGACGAACCGCCAGTCCTCGGTCCGGGCGGCGGCCACGTCGGCGGGCAAGCGAGCCTTGGCGAGCGCCGCCAGGACCGCGGCGTCGCCGCGGGACGTGGACGGGAACAGCCTTCCCACCGTGTGCAGCCAGCGCGCCGCCGGGCCGAGGAGAATGCCGGCGCTGTCGGGCAGGAGTTGGGACAACGCCGACACGGGAACCCAGAAGTCCGGCTCGTGGGCCGGACCGGGAAGCGGGTTGGCGGCGATGCCGACGACCGTGAACGCTTGCGGCCCCAGGCGCACGGTGCGCCCGACGAGCTCGGGGTCCCGGCCGAATTGCGACGTCCAGGCGCGGTGGGACACGACGGCCACGGCCGCGGCGGCGGCCGGGTCGTCGTCGGGTGGAGCCAGCAGCCGGCCGTGCGCCGGCGCCGCCCCCAGCACCGTGAAGAAGTTGCCGGACACGAGTGCGACGTTCACCCGGGTCGGGGCGCCTCCGGCAACGAGCGTGAAGTCGAACGGTCCGAAGGTCGCGAGCGAGAACGCCTGCGCCCCCGCGGCGCGCAACTGCAGGTACTCGGGATGGCTCAGCGGGGAGAAACGACCGTCGTCGAACCGCAGCTGCAGCGTGAAGAGCCGCTCCGAGTCGGCCAGGTCGAGCGGTCGCCAGAAGTGCCGATCCACCGTCGACAGCACGACGGCGGGGATGCTGAACGCGAGCGCCAGCGTCAGCACGACGGTTGCCGCAAACGCGCGGCGGCCGGCCAGCGAACGCAACGCGCGGCGGAGATCACCCGGCACGGCCATCGATCATGCCGGTGCCGTCGATGCCGCGCAAAGGTTGTTCGGCAACTTTAGTTTTGGCCGAACTCGACAAATTCGAGAGTCAGGCCGCGGCCGGCGCCGCACGCCCGAACTTCCGCCGGTAGTACCGGGTCCAGACGACTATGGCCGGAATGCCAACGGCCGTCGGCAGGATCCACGGCACGATGGCCAGCGGCCCCGCGAGCTCGTAAGCCCACACGCGCTGCGCCCCGAAGACGATGAACGCGGTGTGGAAGGCAATGCCGCCCCCGAGCATCGACCCGAGGTGGCTGTAGAACCAACTCATGTGCTCCGCCCCCGGGTTGCGCATCAGCCGCAGCATGCTCGATCCCGTGAAGAGACCGATGGGGCTCAGCCCCAGCAAGATGGGCGAGCTGTCGGACCACACCCCCAGCGCGAACGCGATGACGGCGACGCTGCCGCCGATGGACGCCCAGGCGAGCGCTTCGTGGAAGGGCGTTCGGAGCGTCTCGGGCGACTTTCTTGTCGCTACCACGCGAATCGCGTGCCGCACCGTGGCGAAGGTCACCACCCCGAGATAGCCGAGAAAGACCGCGAAGCCGTAGAGGTCGGGCCGGTCTGCGAAAGCGATGCCCTGCGCCTGATAGGAGACGACCCGCCCCACCGACACGGTGACCGCCGAAACCGTCACGACGTAGGCGCAGTAGGTGAAGACGCTGCCGGCGTACACGTGCAGCCGGCCGCCCTTGCGGGCCAACACCGGGATCCAGAACGCCGCCAGGCCGACGAACCCGGTGGCGACGTGCGCCAGGACGAGAGCGTTCATCACCAGGGCCGCGATGGTCGTCATGCCGGATCCTCCTGCTGTTCTAGCGATTCGTCGTGCGGTGCCGAAGCCGCACCGCGCGTACCTGCCAGGCGGCGGTCGATCGCCTCCAGCGTCTCGTCGCACCAGGCCACCTTCGACCCGATGGAGTGAATGCCCATCCGGAGCGCCGCGAACTGGTGGAACCCCGCGTCGCTGTAGCGCTCCGGCGCATCGCCGTAGGCGGCAATCACGTCCCGCTCCACCGCCCACAGTTGGGCAAGCCAGCGCGAGAGGTGGTCGCGGAGCGCCGTCATGAACGCGCGGGTCTCGTGGAGGTCGCCGACCGCGTCCATGAAGTAGAGCTGGGCGAGGTAGGCGAACCGCTCCGTGCCGACGGCGGGACCGCCGCGCAGCCAGCGCAGCAGCTCCGCGCGGCCCTCCTCCGTCAGCGTGTAGACCTTGCGGTTCGGCCCCTTCGGCGACGGCTCGAGCCGGCTGCGGAGCATCCGCCGCTGCTCCAGGCGCTTGAGGGTGGGGTAGATCTGGCTCAGCTCGGCGGACCAGAAGTGCCGCACGCTCTCGCTGAACGCGTTCTTGAGGTCGTAGCCGGTGGCCGGCTCGCGGAGCAGGCCGAGGAGGATGTGGTCGAGGCTCATGCGGCTATATCAATGCAGACATAGCAACTATATAAAGGCAGGCATAGCGTGTCAAGCGGGGTCGGCGGCCCGTCCCACAATCCTCGAATCGGCTACGATTGCCGACAGCCATCCGGTGATCGAGCCGGCGTTGCGGAAGGCCCAGGCCAGGAGCATCGGGGCCGGCGACCTTCCGCAGGCAAGGGGTTACGGCTCCAGGTGCACTTCGGCGAGCGCGATCCCCCGCTCGCCGGCGACCGCGTACAGGAAGTAGACGCGGCCGTCCTCCTCGAAGATCGCCGGGTCGCGCAACTGGTTCACCGGGACGTTGATGGCGCCGCCGCGGGACGGCTCCACCGGCAGGTCCGCGCCCTCCCAGGGCCGCTCCGGGCGCAGGACCTCCACCCGCCCGGTCGCCCTCCAGTCCCGCCAGTCGCCGGACAGGTCGATGCTCGCCAGCCACACCCGCTCCGGCGCGTCGCCCCGCTCGGTCCAGAAGACGTACAGCCGGTCGCCCCGCTGCAGCAGGGCCGAATGCCGCATGTTCGGGTTGAACAGGCTCGGTCCCTCCTCGAAGCCGGTCAGGCCGTCGTGCGAGCGGTACATCACGCCCGGCATGGCCAGCGCATACCAGTAGCCGTCGTGCGGGAAGGCGCGGAAGTACGGCCGGCCGAGGATCTCCGGACGCGCTTCGAAGTGCAGCCCGTCCTTCGAAACCGCCGCGCGGGTGACCTGGGGGCCGCGCTCCCGCCCGTGGACGTACATCACGATCTCCTGCCGCTCATCGACGACGTGCACGTCCGGCGACGCGATGTGCGCGTACGCCCCTGCCGGGTTCGGCGAGTCGGCGCCGCAGGGCGGGCAGGTGGCGGGGAAGTGCGACTGCTCGATCTGCAGCGTTCCCGGCTCGTGCATCGTCCACGGTCCGGCGAGGTCGTCCGCGTAGGCGAGCCGGATGTAGATGCCGCGGTGATCGGCGAAGTACAGGTAGTAGCGGCCGAGGGGATTCTCCACCCAGTCGGGCACGCGAATCAGCGACGGCCCGGCGATGTTGCTCCCCATCCGTCCGTCCATGTCGGGAGCGATGATGGGACGATCGAGCAGGCGCTCGATGCGGATGGTCTGCGCCGCGGCCGGCTGAGGCGCTGCGGCAAGCAGGACGATCGTCGCCGGCGCGAGGACCGCGAGACCGTGGGATAGTCGCTGTATCGAACGCATGACGTCTCTCCTCGCCGTCCGGCCGCGTGCCGGGCCCGGCGTGTTCTGCAACGGCTACCGGGCGGCGATGTCCGGGCGCGGGTCGGGCACGAACCCGTCCCGGTTCGGCATCTCGATGCGCGGCAGCGCGGCGGCATCGATCCGATCGTCCTCGCCGACGAGATCGTTGAGGAACAGCACGTAGGCGACGGCGCCGTACACTTCGTCCGCCGTCAGCGATCCGGGCTGGTTGAACGGCATGGCGCGGTACACGTAGTCCCACAGCGTCGTGGCCGCCGGCCAGTAGCTGCCCACGGTCTTGCGCGCCTCGTTGGTCGCCAGCGAGTCCCGTCCGCCGGCCAGCCGGTCGTCCGGCCCCTCCGTGCCGGTCGGGCCGTGACACGCGGCGCAACGGCGCTCGTACACCGCCCTTCCGGCGGCCGCGGTGGCCCCGCCGGGCGGCAGCTCGACGCCTGCGGGTCCCACGATGGCCCCCCAGCCGGCGATGTCCGCCGCCGTCGCCGGGCGTCCCAGCCCGAGTGTCTGCGCCCCGGCTCCAGCGACGCACAACACCGCGCACAGAAACAGCCCGACTGCCGCGCGGGTCGGTCCGGGGAATGCGGCGCCCGGTTCGCCCCCCCTACACATCGACGTTCTCCACGGCGCCGTCGCGGGCGACGCGCCAGCCCTGGATGGCGTTGTTGTGGTAACTGGACCGCGTGCCGCGTACCGCGATCAACGCCGCGCGGGTCGGCTGGACGTCGCCCGTCTCGTCGATGCAGCGCGACGCCAGGACGGTCTCCGCGCCGTCCCAGCGCCAGTCGAAGCGGAACCGCGTATGCGCGAGCGGCAGCACCGGATCCTGCAGCCGCGCCGCGGCCCACGACCGGCCGCCGTCGGTCGACACCTCGACCCGGGCGACGCGGCCGCGGCCGGACCAGGCCAACCCGCTGATCTGATGGAAGCCGGGACCGGCGAGCCGCTGCCCGCCGGAGGGCCGGGTGATGACCGACTTGGCGTCCATGACGAACGTGTACTGCCGCGCCGCGCCGTTCGGCATCAGGTCGGTGTACTTCGCGGTCTCTTCGCGGGTCAGGTACGACCGGTCGACGACTCGCAGCCGGCGCAGCCACTTGATCGAGATGTTGCCCTCCCAGCCCGGGATCAGCAGCCGCAGCGGATAACCCTGGGCCGGCCGCAACGCCTCGCCGTTCTGCCCGTAGGCCACCAGCGTGTCGTCGAGCGCCTTGTCCAGAGGCACGCTCCGGGTCATCCGGCAGGCGTCGGCTCCCTCGGCCACGAGCCACGCGGCGTCGCCCCGCACCCCCGCCTCGGCGAGCAGCACCGACACCGGCACCCCCGTCCACTCGCCGCAGCTCGTCATGCCGAACGCCGCCTGCGCGTCGGTGTCCGGCGCGGCCGGCGACCACTTGATGCGGCCGTTCCCGGAGCACTCGACGAAGCGGACGCGGGTGACCGCCGGCATGCGCCGGAGGTCGTCCATCGAGAAGACCAGCGGCCGTTCGACGAGCCCGTCGACCAGCAGTCGGTGACCGGACGGATCGATGTCGGGAATCCCGGCGTGATGCCGCTCGAAGTGCAGCGCCGACGGGGTGATGGCGCCGTCGAGATCCTGGAGCGGCGTCAGGCTGCCCGCGGCCTGCTCGTAGCGCGACCCGCGCACGCGGCGCAGCGCCGTCTCGAATCTCGACCGCTCGCCGTAGCCGCTCACGCCGGCCCCGAGCCGCCGGCCGGACGATCCCTGTCCCGCCGCGGTCCCCGGTGCGACTACCGCCGCGGCCGAGCCGAGCGCGGCCGCCTTCAGGAAGCCGCGCCGGCTGTGCGCCAATCCGGCTCGTGTCTGCTCGCCTGGCATCGGGTCCTCCTCCCAAGCACTCGAAGATCCAGTTCGCCGCCGGCCGCCGGTCGAGCGTCTGCTCCGCCCCGTGAGTCTGCGCCGCGGGAACGGCGCAGCCCCCCAGGGGGGTCAAGCCCCGTTTGGGCGGCAAACGGAGCCGCAGGGGACGATTGTCGGGCTACTGCTGGCGTCCCTCCCCTCCCGCCTCGATCGCCGCGGTGGCGAAAAAGCGGATCAGCTCGGCGTTGACGATGTCCGGGACCTCCTCGTGGGGGTTGTGGCCGACGTTCGGGATGAGAAACACCTCCCCGTTGGGGAGGATCCCGGCGGCCCGCCGCGCGTTGTCGGGGAACTCCGGCCCGTCGATCTCGCCGCCGAGGATGAGAGTCTTCGCCTCGATATGCGGCCAGTCGTCGACGACCGTATCCATGGAGCGCAGGTTGCCGCCGAGACGGCGCACGTAGGCGAGCCGCGGCCAGTCGCCGCTGAGCCGCTGGCCGTGCCGGATCCGGAGGTGGTCCAGGAACGCCGGTTTCCACTCCACGTAGCGCCGCGTGTCGGTCCGCACGTCCGCCTCGTAGGCGGCCTGCAGATCCGGATCGGCGTCGATTCCGCCGTCGAACGGATTGAATCCGCGGCCGGGGCGCCTGTCGGTCAGGCCGACCTGGTTGATGGTGACCAGGTGCGTCGTCTTCTCCGGGTAGAGGAAGGCGAAGCGCGTCGCCATCTGCCCGCCGATCGAGTGCCCGACGATGGCCGCCTGCTCGATGCCAAGGTGCTCCATGAGGCGGGCCGTGTTCGAGGCGTGCAGGCTCATGCTGTACGGCAGGATCGGCTTGGACGACTTGCCCCAGCCGAGCCGGTCCTTGACGACGACCCGGTAGCCCGCCTCGGTGAGCGCCTCGATCTGGCTCTTCCAGTACCAGCCGTAGTAGCTGCCCCCGTGGTGGAAGACGACGGCGCGGCCGTTCGCCGGACCCGCGGGCGCGACGTCCATGTAGGCGATCCGCACATCCTGGCCGAAGACCCGGAAGTTCATGAACTCGACCGGATGCGGATACTCGAAGCCTTCCAGGTTGATCGAGATCGGCCCCCACTCGGCGGGCGGCTCGGGCGGCGGATGATGAGACTGCGCAGAGACCGCGCCCGGGACGAGGGCCAGCACGGCGACGAGCAACAGCGCGACACGCGCGCGTGAAACGGGGCGTTCTATCGTCATTGATCCTCCCTGTCGCTGCATGGTTGCCATGCTAGCCCGAAAACCGTCGCACCGTGGCTCCGATCGCCGCCCAACCCGGCCTGCCCGGGAGTCCGCACCGGTTCTCGGCGCCGACTCCCGGCACCGGGTCCCGTCCGGCGTCGGGACGACGAAGTCCAAGGGGCTTGCGAACGGAGGCGGCCTGCGCCATCATGGGCGCTTCGGGACAATACGACGTCAACCTCCCAGGAGGGGTTTTGAGATGAACAACTGTCTTCGAGTGTTCGCCACGGTGCTCGCGGTCGCTCTGCTGGCCTACGGGCCGGCGTTCGCCCAGAGCCAGTCGGGGAGCGCCCCGGCCGCGGATCCGGTCTGGGAGATGCCCCGCCTGGCGGACGGCCAGCCCGACCTGCAGGGGTACTGGACCACCCAGACCTTCACG includes:
- a CDS encoding FtsX-like permease family protein, whose product is MAVPGDLRRALRSLAGRRAFAATVVLTLALAFSIPAVVLSTVDRHFWRPLDLADSERLFTLQLRFDDGRFSPLSHPEYLQLRAAGAQAFSLATFGPFDFTLVAGGAPTRVNVALVSGNFFTVLGAAPAHGRLLAPPDDDPAAAAAVAVVSHRAWTSQFGRDPELVGRTVRLGPQAFTVVGIAANPLPGPAHEPDFWVPVSALSQLLPDSAGILLGPAARWLHTVGRLFPSTSRGDAAVLAALAKARLPADVAAARTEDWRFVARPLNHARLGPEYHREATRFLTLLVLITGIFLLAACSNLVLLLLTRGAEQAHELAVRRALGASRLALVRPFAAEMLVLVGAGVLAASMALRWVGPVVSTLPQLAPLGPAVSLDTGVVLWMLAVAGAAWVIVCLGVLLMTAGRPPALPAAPNPRVTGRGGRQAALVAMQVAVSGVLVVAAGLLLRSAHGVASTPPGFVPRDILVAQLHTAGYAAAEGHVLYRRLLDELRTGGLVTSAALGWHTPLSVFQLSVAVETPGTSMEVSGNVVSGDYFRTLGIAVLEGREFTSEDRAESAPVAVVNRTLAERLWPGRTAVGRVLAFPRSGGDRTVIGVVDDVRYGALAEPARPLAYLPLAQRFFPRVFIHARAPANPGVMLQHVRRVLADLDPAAPLSDVSTLSERVEESLDRWRAPALLSGLLALVTLILAMAGLYGVLMLAVGQRTRELAIRVALGARETSVRRMVLGQGMRLVAAGALVGLAAAVPLMRLLASQLYGVAPHDAATLGVSLVVLLAAGGLACDLPARRAVRLDTAAALRNE
- a CDS encoding PadR family transcriptional regulator, with protein sequence MSLDHILLGLLREPATGYDLKNAFSESVRHFWSAELSQIYPTLKRLEQRRMLRSRLEPSPKGPNRKVYTLTEEGRAELLRWLRGGPAVGTERFAYLAQLYFMDAVGDLHETRAFMTALRDHLSRWLAQLWAVERDVIAAYGDAPERYSDAGFHQFAALRMGIHSIGSKVAWCDETLEAIDRRLAGTRGAASAPHDESLEQQEDPA
- a CDS encoding arabinan endo-1,5-alpha-L-arabinosidase codes for the protein MRIERLLDRPIIAPDMDGRMGSNIAGPSLIRVPDWVENPLGRYYLYFADHRGIYIRLAYADDLAGPWTMHEPGTLQIEQSHFPATCPPCGADSPNPAGAYAHIASPDVHVVDERQEIVMYVHGRERGPQVTRAAVSKDGLHFEARPEILGRPYFRAFPHDGYWYALAMPGVMYRSHDGLTGFEEGPSLFNPNMRHSALLQRGDRLYVFWTERGDAPERVWLASIDLSGDWRDWRATGRVEVLRPERPWEGADLPVEPSRGGAINVPVNQLRDPAIFEEDGRVYFLYAVAGERGIALAEVHLEP
- a CDS encoding cytochrome c, with translation MCRGGEPGAAFPGPTRAAVGLFLCAVLCVAGAGAQTLGLGRPATAADIAGWGAIVGPAGVELPPGGATAAAGRAVYERRCAACHGPTGTEGPDDRLAGGRDSLATNEARKTVGSYWPAATTLWDYVYRAMPFNQPGSLTADEVYGAVAYVLFLNDLVGEDDRIDAAALPRIEMPNRDGFVPDPRPDIAAR
- the soxC gene encoding sulfite dehydrogenase, with amino-acid sequence MPGEQTRAGLAHSRRGFLKAAALGSAAAVVAPGTAAGQGSSGRRLGAGVSGYGERSRFETALRRVRGSRYEQAAGSLTPLQDLDGAITPSALHFERHHAGIPDIDPSGHRLLVDGLVERPLVFSMDDLRRMPAVTRVRFVECSGNGRIKWSPAAPDTDAQAAFGMTSCGEWTGVPVSVLLAEAGVRGDAAWLVAEGADACRMTRSVPLDKALDDTLVAYGQNGEALRPAQGYPLRLLIPGWEGNISIKWLRRLRVVDRSYLTREETAKYTDLMPNGAARQYTFVMDAKSVITRPSGGQRLAGPGFHQISGLAWSGRGRVARVEVSTDGGRSWAAARLQDPVLPLAHTRFRFDWRWDGAETVLASRCIDETGDVQPTRAALIAVRGTRSSYHNNAIQGWRVARDGAVENVDV
- a CDS encoding alpha/beta hydrolase, with product MATMQRQGGSMTIERPVSRARVALLLVAVLALVPGAVSAQSHHPPPEPPAEWGPISINLEGFEYPHPVEFMNFRVFGQDVRIAYMDVAPAGPANGRAVVFHHGGSYYGWYWKSQIEALTEAGYRVVVKDRLGWGKSSKPILPYSMSLHASNTARLMEHLGIEQAAIVGHSIGGQMATRFAFLYPEKTTHLVTINQVGLTDRRPGRGFNPFDGGIDADPDLQAAYEADVRTDTRRYVEWKPAFLDHLRIRHGQRLSGDWPRLAYVRRLGGNLRSMDTVVDDWPHIEAKTLILGGEIDGPEFPDNARRAAGILPNGEVFLIPNVGHNPHEEVPDIVNAELIRFFATAAIEAGGEGRQQ